The Stegostoma tigrinum isolate sSteTig4 chromosome 9, sSteTig4.hap1, whole genome shotgun sequence genome includes a region encoding these proteins:
- the prr18 gene encoding proline-rich protein 18 codes for MWLDARPGSRLPAVPFPPIAPTGGCCFPGRRQEMARGARAGPEPRDRGRRGGFSNSWPEVKPRLGGRRPQPRPAGSRAAGSSSESGPVSRSADSGTRSHDNSSRSGLVESAGEGDFSLSLTPEAVLLIQRRSLERQPLGPGRSRRQCPRPSGSLQQPSSGSAQTASAAGIRSLVKISLLNNQHRYDDVEYEEEEDGPGDPTLHQRCLDWLHGVEEAVRLPRLLS; via the coding sequence ATGTGGTTAGACGCCCGTCCGGGGAGTCGCCTACCCGCCGTGCCTTTCCCTCCAATCGCTCCGACAGGGGGCTGCTGCTTCCCCGGGCGGCGGCAGGAGATGGCGCGGGGGGCAAGGGCAGGCCCAGAGCCGCGGGACCGGGGCCGTCGCGGCGGCTTTTCCAACTCGTGGCCGGAGGTGAAGCCGCGGCTGGGCGGCCGCCGACCGCAGCCTCGACCCGCGGGCTCCAGGGCTGCAGGCAGCTCGAGTGAGAGCGGGCCCGTCTCTAGGTCAGCGGACTCGGGCACAAGGAGCCATGACAACTCGTCCCGCAGTGGGCTGGTGGAGAGCGCCGGGGAGGGGGACTTCTCGCTCAGCCTGACCCCTGAGGCCGTGCTGCTGATCCAGAGGCGCAGCCTGGAGCGTCAGCCGCTGGGGCCCGGCAGGAGTAGGAGGCAGTGCCCGCGGCCATCCGGCTCTCTTCAGCAGCCGAGCTCCGGGTCTGCTCAAACCGCCTCAGCGGCCGGTATCCGGAGCCTGGTGAAGATCTCGCTGCTCAATAACCAACACAGATACGACGACGTGGAGTATGAGGAGGAAGAAGACGGACCGGGAGACCCGACGCTGCACCAGAGGTGTCTGGACTGGCTGCACGGGGTAGAGGAGGCGGTCAGGCTGCCCCGGCTGCTCAGCTAA